In Janthinobacterium sp. 67, a genomic segment contains:
- a CDS encoding urease subunit beta — MTPGEYQLEEGEISLNAGRATATVVVANRGDRPIQVGSHFHFFEVNPALAFERWRAYGMRLNITAGTAVRFEPGQQRTVELVALAGERKVYGFNGEVMGELQDTPPGKD; from the coding sequence ATGACCCCAGGCGAATACCAATTGGAAGAAGGCGAAATCAGCTTGAATGCCGGGCGCGCCACGGCCACCGTGGTGGTGGCCAACCGGGGCGACCGGCCGATCCAGGTCGGCTCGCACTTCCACTTTTTTGAAGTCAACCCGGCGCTGGCGTTCGAGCGCTGGCGCGCCTACGGCATGCGCCTGAACATCACGGCCGGCACCGCCGTGCGCTTCGAACCGGGCCAGCAGCGCACCGTGGAACTGGTGGCGCTGGCTGGCGAGCGCAAGGTGTACGGCTTCAATGGCGAAGTGATGGGCGAACTGCAAGACACTCCACCGGGAAAGGATTGA
- the ureE gene encoding urease accessory protein UreE, with amino-acid sequence MLTLHTKLGPDDERAPTAQLVLPYDQREKCRLRAVLSNGGDVAVFTVRGTVLRDGERMTGPGGQVVQIVAAREPTYLVRCADAHTLLRCAFHLGNRHTQAQVGDGFLRIRKDVVLKEMLEGLQAMVTEESAPFEPEAGAYGGGHGHHDGHGQHLLAPVPLRQKIHRPSDAPGAA; translated from the coding sequence ATGCTGACTTTGCATACCAAATTAGGTCCCGACGATGAGCGGGCACCCACCGCGCAACTGGTTCTGCCCTACGACCAGCGCGAAAAATGCCGGCTGCGCGCCGTGCTGTCGAATGGCGGCGACGTGGCCGTGTTCACCGTGCGCGGCACGGTGCTGCGCGACGGCGAGCGCATGACGGGGCCAGGCGGGCAGGTGGTGCAGATCGTCGCCGCGCGCGAGCCGACCTACCTGGTGCGGTGCGCCGATGCGCATACCCTGCTGCGCTGCGCTTTCCACCTGGGCAACCGCCACACGCAGGCGCAGGTGGGCGACGGCTTTTTGCGCATCCGCAAGGACGTCGTGCTGAAGGAGATGCTGGAAGGCTTGCAGGCGATGGTGACGGAAGAAAGCGCGCCGTTCGAGCCCGAGGCGGGCGCGTACGGCGGCGGCCATGGCCACCACGACGGCCACGGCCAGCACTTGCTGGCGCCCGTGCCGCTGCGGCAGAAGATCCACCGTCCCAGTGATGCGCCGGGCGCCGCATGA
- a CDS encoding two-component system response regulator, which produces MHRDFSEVNSKGEVLIVEDTPASLKLLSDLLGGAGYAVRQAPNGELALWTAQARPPELILLDVRMPGLDGFEVCRRLKEIPSLRQVPVIFLSAQYDTDDKVRGFALGAVDFIAKPFQAEEILARTDAHVRLARAQLQLAQERANLERRVAERTAELEQVASTLAREVQIRRANEELLRLSGQVFEATQDAILITDASGVIVTANPAFTRITGYAAPEVVGTDILRLHAEHTGEAVLQAMRQGLRSSGCWSGEVQTRRKSGDTYPCLLSASTVHGPDGAVVNYIGVFLDISERKAEQHLIDFLSYHDALTGLPNRVLLRERFEQARANAVRDGQQVVLMCLDLDRFKNINDSHGQAVGDKALQVVARFLSGCVREGDTVVRQGGDEFQILLQDDALLGRTLGLAQTILAGLREELSVDGERLALTTSIGIAMCPADGDSLDDVLRHADTALVRAKEMGRDHYAFFTERMGSDIRARLAMQQQLRGAIGRDEFDVHYQPQMCLRTGALLGAEALLRWDNPVLGKVPPSLFIALAEEYGLITAIGEWVLESVCAQIRAWHDAGLGSIKVAVNLSGKQFAQDRTVPFVEAALRKYGIAPACLGIEITESTVMGDPDKAVAALTRLKDIGVGISLDDFGTGYSSLGYLKRFPIDVLKIDKSFVDDVTTSSSDAAIARSVISLAHNLDMRVIAEGVETREQVDFLTEHGCDEMQGYYFSRPLAADAFTALLRERRTLAAT; this is translated from the coding sequence ATGCACCGCGATTTTTCGGAAGTGAACTCGAAGGGCGAAGTACTGATCGTTGAAGATACGCCGGCTTCGCTGAAGCTGTTGAGCGATTTGCTGGGCGGCGCCGGCTATGCCGTGCGCCAGGCGCCGAACGGTGAGCTGGCCCTGTGGACGGCCCAGGCGCGCCCGCCGGAGCTGATCCTGCTCGACGTGCGCATGCCCGGCCTCGACGGCTTTGAAGTATGCCGCCGCCTGAAGGAGATACCGTCCCTGCGCCAGGTGCCGGTGATCTTCCTGTCGGCGCAGTACGACACGGACGACAAGGTGCGCGGCTTTGCGCTGGGCGCCGTCGACTTCATCGCCAAGCCCTTCCAGGCCGAGGAAATCCTGGCCCGCACGGACGCCCATGTGCGCCTGGCGCGTGCGCAGCTGCAGCTGGCGCAGGAGCGCGCCAACCTTGAGCGGAGGGTGGCCGAACGCACGGCCGAACTGGAACAGGTGGCCAGCACCCTGGCGCGCGAAGTGCAGATCCGCCGCGCCAATGAAGAGTTGCTGCGCCTGTCGGGCCAGGTCTTCGAAGCGACGCAGGACGCCATCCTGATCACGGATGCATCGGGCGTCATCGTCACGGCCAATCCCGCTTTTACACGCATCACCGGTTACGCGGCGCCGGAAGTGGTGGGTACGGACATCCTGCGCCTGCACGCCGAACACACGGGCGAAGCGGTGCTGCAGGCCATGCGCCAGGGCTTGCGCAGCAGCGGCTGCTGGTCGGGTGAGGTGCAGACGCGGCGCAAGAGCGGCGACACCTATCCCTGCCTGCTCAGCGCCTCCACCGTGCACGGCCCCGATGGCGCCGTCGTCAACTACATCGGCGTCTTCCTCGACATCAGCGAGCGCAAGGCCGAGCAGCACCTGATCGACTTCCTCTCCTACCACGATGCGCTGACGGGCTTGCCGAACCGCGTGCTGCTGCGCGAGCGCTTCGAACAGGCGCGCGCGAACGCCGTGCGCGACGGCCAGCAGGTGGTGCTGATGTGCCTGGACCTGGACCGCTTCAAGAACATCAACGATTCGCATGGACAGGCCGTCGGCGACAAGGCGCTGCAAGTGGTGGCGCGTTTCCTGTCCGGCTGCGTGCGCGAGGGCGACACGGTGGTGCGCCAGGGCGGCGACGAATTCCAGATCCTGCTGCAGGACGATGCCCTGCTGGGACGCACCCTGGGGCTGGCGCAAACCATCCTGGCCGGCTTGCGCGAAGAATTGAGCGTCGATGGCGAACGCCTGGCCCTGACGACCAGCATCGGCATCGCCATGTGCCCGGCCGATGGCGACAGTCTCGACGACGTGCTGCGCCACGCCGACACGGCCCTCGTGCGCGCCAAGGAAATGGGACGCGACCATTACGCCTTCTTCACGGAGCGCATGGGCAGCGATATCCGCGCCCGCCTGGCCATGCAGCAGCAGCTGCGCGGCGCCATCGGCCGCGATGAATTCGACGTGCACTACCAGCCGCAGATGTGCTTGCGCACGGGCGCCTTGCTGGGTGCGGAAGCCCTGCTGCGCTGGGATAACCCCGTGCTGGGCAAGGTGCCGCCCAGCCTCTTCATCGCGCTGGCCGAGGAATACGGTTTGATCACGGCCATCGGTGAATGGGTGCTCGAAAGCGTGTGCGCGCAAATCCGCGCCTGGCACGACGCGGGCCTGGGCAGCATCAAGGTGGCCGTCAACCTGTCCGGCAAGCAGTTCGCGCAGGACCGCACGGTGCCCTTCGTCGAGGCGGCCTTGCGCAAATACGGCATCGCGCCCGCTTGCCTGGGCATCGAGATCACGGAAAGCACGGTGATGGGCGACCCGGACAAGGCCGTGGCGGCCCTCACGCGCCTGAAGGATATCGGCGTGGGCATTTCGCTCGACGACTTCGGCACCGGCTATTCCAGCCTCGGTTACCTGAAACGCTTTCCCATCGACGTGCTCAAAATCGACAAATCCTTCGTCGACGACGTCACCACCAGCAGCAGCGACGCGGCCATCGCCCGCTCCGTCATCTCGCTGGCGCACAACCTGGACATGCGCGTCATCGCCGAAGGCGTGGAAACGCGCGAACAGGTCGACTTCCTGACGGAACACGGCTGCGATGAAATGCAGGGATATTATTTCAGCCGTCCGCTGGCCGCGGATGCCTTCACGGCCTTGCTGCGCGAACGGCGCACCCTGGCCGCGACCTAA
- the ureC gene encoding urease subunit alpha yields the protein MASIPRSAYAEMFGPTKGDRIRLADTELFIEIEHDYAIYGEEVKFGGGKVIRDGMGQSQRCAAEVMDTVITNAVILDHWGIVKADIGLKNGLIFGIGKAGNPDIQPGVTLPIGGATEIIAGEGMIVTAGGVDTHIHFICPQQIEEALMSGVTTMLGGGTGPAVGTAATTCTPGPWHLHAMLAAADAFPMNLGFMGKGNVSLPLPLEEQVRAGAVGLKLHEDWGSTPAAIDNCLSVADRMDIQVALHSDTLNEGGFLEHTLAAFKDRTIHTFHTEGAGGGHAPDIIAAVGQANVLPSSTNPTRPFTVNTLDEHLDMLMVCHHLDPAIAEDVAFAESRIRRETIAAEDILHDIGAISMMSSDSQAMGRVGEVIMRTWQTAHKMKVQRGALAPDTARSDNFRAKRYIAKYTINPAITHGIAHVVGSIEAGKIADIVLWKPAFFGVKPSMILKGGMIAAAQMGDPNASIPTPQPVHYRMMFGAFGGGLKKSFTFVSQAAYDLDIGHQLKLNKSVIAVKNMRGLRKHDMIHNGATPHMEVDPETYAVRADGQLLVCEAAAVLPMAQRYFLF from the coding sequence ATGGCCAGTATTCCCCGCAGCGCGTATGCCGAAATGTTCGGCCCCACCAAGGGCGACCGCATCCGCCTGGCCGACACGGAACTGTTCATCGAGATCGAGCATGACTATGCGATCTACGGCGAAGAGGTGAAATTCGGCGGCGGCAAGGTGATCCGCGACGGCATGGGCCAGTCGCAGCGCTGCGCGGCCGAGGTGATGGATACCGTCATCACGAATGCCGTCATCCTCGACCACTGGGGCATCGTGAAGGCCGATATCGGCTTGAAAAATGGCCTGATCTTCGGCATCGGCAAGGCGGGCAACCCCGACATCCAGCCTGGCGTGACCTTGCCCATTGGCGGCGCCACCGAGATCATCGCCGGCGAAGGCATGATCGTCACGGCCGGCGGCGTCGACACGCACATCCACTTCATCTGCCCGCAGCAGATCGAGGAAGCGCTGATGAGCGGCGTGACGACCATGCTGGGTGGCGGCACGGGGCCGGCCGTGGGTACGGCCGCCACCACCTGCACGCCGGGGCCGTGGCACTTGCACGCCATGCTGGCGGCCGCCGACGCCTTCCCGATGAACCTGGGCTTCATGGGCAAAGGCAATGTGAGTTTGCCGCTGCCGCTGGAAGAACAGGTGCGCGCGGGCGCCGTCGGCCTGAAACTGCACGAAGACTGGGGCAGCACGCCGGCCGCCATCGACAACTGCCTGTCCGTCGCGGACCGCATGGATATCCAGGTGGCGCTGCACAGCGATACCCTGAACGAAGGCGGTTTTCTCGAGCATACGCTGGCCGCCTTCAAGGACCGCACCATCCACACGTTCCACACGGAAGGGGCGGGCGGCGGCCATGCGCCCGACATCATCGCCGCCGTGGGGCAAGCCAACGTGCTGCCCTCGTCGACCAACCCGACGCGCCCATTTACCGTCAACACGCTCGACGAGCACCTGGACATGCTGATGGTGTGCCACCACCTGGACCCGGCCATCGCCGAAGACGTGGCCTTTGCCGAGTCGCGCATCCGCCGCGAAACCATCGCCGCGGAAGACATCCTGCACGACATCGGCGCCATCTCGATGATGTCGTCCGACTCGCAAGCGATGGGGCGAGTCGGCGAAGTGATCATGCGCACCTGGCAGACGGCGCACAAGATGAAGGTGCAGCGCGGTGCCTTGGCGCCCGACACGGCCCGCAGCGACAATTTCCGCGCCAAGCGCTACATCGCCAAGTACACGATCAACCCGGCCATCACGCACGGGATTGCGCACGTGGTGGGCTCGATCGAGGCGGGCAAGATCGCCGATATCGTGCTGTGGAAGCCGGCCTTTTTCGGCGTCAAGCCGTCGATGATTTTAAAGGGCGGCATGATCGCGGCCGCGCAGATGGGCGACCCGAACGCGTCGATCCCCACGCCGCAGCCCGTGCACTACCGCATGATGTTCGGCGCCTTCGGCGGCGGCCTGAAAAAGTCGTTTACGTTTGTGTCGCAGGCGGCCTACGACCTCGATATCGGCCACCAGCTGAAACTGAACAAATCCGTCATCGCCGTGAAGAACATGCGCGGCTTGCGCAAGCACGACATGATCCACAACGGCGCCACGCCGCACATGGAAGTGGACCCGGAAACCTATGCCGTGCGCGCCGACGGCCAGCTGCTCGTGTGCGAGGCGGCCGCCGTGCTGCCGATGGCGCAGCGCTATTTTCTATTTTAA
- a CDS encoding urease accessory protein UreF, whose protein sequence is MQASALLHLLQFASPALPIGAYSYSQGLEAALESSLVHDAATARNWIAEHLAQVVARWEAPLCWRLMQAFEEQDLRAVQRWSERFIASRDTAEFRAETIQMGYSLTKLLAELGVADGVLIDMLQGQAEVALPTAYACAVAALAIPREEALLAMLFAWAENQVLVCVKSVPLGQVAGQRLLLSLRPDLEAAAITAQTLQDDEMGNWAPGLSLLSMRHEVQYSRLYRS, encoded by the coding sequence ATGCAGGCGTCGGCCCTGCTGCACTTGCTGCAGTTCGCCAGCCCGGCCTTGCCGATCGGCGCCTACAGCTATTCGCAGGGGCTGGAAGCGGCGCTCGAGTCTAGCCTGGTGCACGACGCGGCCACGGCGCGCAACTGGATCGCCGAGCATCTGGCGCAGGTGGTGGCGCGCTGGGAAGCGCCCCTGTGCTGGCGGCTGATGCAGGCGTTTGAAGAACAGGATTTGCGCGCCGTGCAGCGCTGGAGCGAGCGCTTCATCGCGTCGCGCGACACGGCGGAATTTCGCGCCGAAACCATCCAGATGGGCTATTCCCTGACCAAATTGCTGGCCGAACTGGGCGTGGCCGACGGCGTCCTGATCGACATGCTGCAGGGACAGGCGGAAGTGGCCCTGCCGACGGCCTATGCCTGCGCCGTGGCGGCGCTGGCCATTCCCCGCGAAGAGGCGCTGCTGGCCATGCTGTTTGCGTGGGCTGAAAACCAGGTGCTCGTCTGCGTGAAATCCGTGCCGCTGGGGCAGGTGGCGGGGCAGCGTTTGCTGCTGTCGCTGCGGCCGGACCTGGAAGCGGCGGCCATCACGGCGCAAACCTTGCAAGACGACGAGATGGGCAACTGGGCGCCGGGCCTGTCGCTGCTGTCGATGCGCCATGAAGTGCAGTACAGCCGCCTGTACCGTTCCTGA
- a CDS encoding urease subunit gamma — MDLTPREKDKLLIFTAALLAERRLARGLKLNYPEAVALISAAIMEGARDGKSVAQLMSDGTKILSRADVMDGIAEMIPDIQVEATFPDGSKLVTVHHPIP, encoded by the coding sequence ATGGACCTGACTCCCCGCGAAAAAGACAAGCTGCTCATTTTTACGGCCGCGCTGCTGGCCGAACGGCGCCTGGCGCGCGGCTTGAAGTTGAATTATCCGGAAGCGGTGGCCCTGATCAGCGCGGCCATCATGGAAGGCGCGCGCGATGGCAAGTCGGTGGCGCAGCTGATGTCGGACGGCACGAAGATACTCTCGCGCGCCGACGTCATGGACGGCATCGCCGAGATGATCCCCGACATCCAGGTGGAAGCGACCTTCCCCGATGGTAGCAAGCTGGTGACCGTGCACCACCCGATACCGTAG
- a CDS encoding urease accessory protein UreD, which produces MPDRPHPATPSPASTHSAWQAQLRLGFALHDGVSRLVERTHSGPLRVQKPLYPEGDAVCHAIIIHPPGGVVGGDQLAVDATVGEGARALLTSPGAAKWYRANGHVSGQHVVLRAGSGAAIEWLPQESIFFDQACVRLRHEVELAPDASYIGCDIVCLGRSASGEVFNTGSIDQQVQIRRGGKLLWWEQGVLAAGGALMASPLGLAGHTVCATLIAVGTQVTPAVLAAVRGIGVPAGAAFGATHMKSLVVVRLLCGDSEAARRVMLAAWQLLRPAMLGRDAVVPRIWNT; this is translated from the coding sequence ATGCCAGACAGACCCCATCCAGCCACGCCTTCACCAGCCAGCACGCATAGCGCCTGGCAGGCGCAGCTGCGCCTGGGTTTTGCGCTTCACGATGGCGTCAGCCGCCTCGTCGAGCGCACGCACAGCGGCCCCCTGCGCGTGCAAAAGCCCCTGTACCCGGAAGGCGACGCCGTCTGCCACGCCATCATCATCCACCCGCCCGGCGGCGTGGTGGGCGGCGACCAGCTGGCCGTCGACGCCACAGTGGGCGAGGGCGCGCGCGCCTTGCTCACGTCGCCGGGCGCGGCCAAATGGTACCGCGCCAACGGGCATGTCTCGGGCCAGCACGTCGTGCTGCGCGCCGGTAGCGGCGCGGCCATCGAGTGGCTGCCGCAGGAAAGCATTTTCTTCGACCAGGCCTGCGTGCGCCTGCGCCACGAGGTGGAACTGGCGCCCGACGCCAGCTACATCGGCTGCGACATCGTCTGCCTGGGGCGCAGCGCCTCGGGTGAAGTTTTCAACACGGGCAGCATCGATCAGCAGGTGCAGATCCGCCGCGGCGGCAAGCTGCTGTGGTGGGAACAGGGCGTGCTGGCGGCCGGCGGCGCGCTGATGGCCAGCCCGCTGGGATTGGCGGGCCACACGGTGTGCGCCACCCTGATCGCCGTCGGCACGCAAGTTACGCCCGCCGTGCTGGCGGCCGTGCGCGGGATCGGCGTGCCGGCCGGCGCCGCGTTTGGCGCCACGCACATGAAATCGCTGGTGGTGGTGCGCCTGCTGTGCGGCGACAGCGAGGCGGCGCGCCGCGTCATGCTGGCCGCCTGGCAGCTGCTGCGCCCCGCCATGCTGGGACGCGACGCCGTCGTGCCCCGCATCTGGAACACTTGA
- the ureG gene encoding urease accessory protein UreG, which produces MTSITSNPLRVGIGGPVGSGKTALCEMLCKGMRERYDMAVITNDIYTKEDMEILLRADALPAERLMGVETGGCPHTAIREDASINLEAIARMQADFPNLDLILVESGGDNLAATFSPELSDLTIYVIDVAGGEKIPRKGGPGITRSDLLIINKTDLAPYVGANLDVMAQDAKRMRGERPFVFTNLRSGDGVQVVIDFIREQGLLDQPGKELQ; this is translated from the coding sequence ATGACTTCGATCACCTCCAATCCGCTGCGCGTGGGCATCGGCGGGCCCGTCGGCTCGGGCAAGACGGCCCTGTGCGAAATGCTGTGCAAGGGCATGCGCGAGCGCTACGACATGGCCGTCATCACGAACGACATCTACACCAAGGAAGACATGGAAATCCTGCTGCGCGCGGACGCCTTGCCGGCCGAGCGCCTGATGGGGGTGGAGACGGGCGGTTGCCCGCACACGGCCATCCGCGAAGACGCGTCGATCAACCTGGAAGCCATTGCGCGCATGCAGGCGGATTTCCCCAACCTCGATTTGATCCTCGTCGAATCGGGCGGAGACAATCTGGCCGCCACTTTCAGCCCGGAACTGTCGGACCTCACCATTTACGTGATCGACGTGGCCGGCGGCGAAAAAATCCCGCGCAAGGGCGGGCCCGGCATCACCCGTTCCGATTTGCTGATCATCAACAAGACGGACCTGGCGCCGTACGTGGGCGCCAATCTCGACGTGATGGCGCAGGACGCCAAGCGCATGCGCGGCGAGCGCCCCTTCGTGTTCACCAACCTGCGCAGCGGCGACGGCGTGCAGGTGGTCATCGACTTTATCCGCGAGCAAGGTTTGCTCGATCAACCAGGCAAGGAGCTGCAATGA
- a CDS encoding HupE/UreJ family protein: MTATLMKRTAAVAALCLLAMPAMAHPGHGESAGFLAGFAHPFTGIDHLLAMLGVGIWGGQQRRGLAQPATFLGMMLLGALAGMAGLTVPGLETGIAATVALVGLAIALALALPNWLGMGLVGLFALAHGNAHGQELPAASAACGFMLASAVLLGAGRFTGQVLAERMLRVAGVALTAAGVVLMGVA, translated from the coding sequence ATGACTGCAACACTGATGAAGAGAACGGCCGCCGTGGCTGCCCTGTGTCTGCTGGCCATGCCCGCCATGGCCCATCCCGGCCACGGCGAAAGCGCGGGATTTCTGGCCGGTTTCGCCCATCCGTTCACGGGCATCGACCATTTGCTGGCCATGCTGGGCGTGGGTATCTGGGGCGGCCAGCAGCGCCGCGGCCTGGCCCAGCCCGCCACATTTCTCGGCATGATGCTGCTCGGCGCGCTGGCCGGCATGGCGGGCTTGACGGTGCCCGGGCTGGAAACGGGCATCGCCGCCACGGTGGCGCTGGTAGGCCTGGCCATCGCGCTGGCGCTGGCCTTGCCGAACTGGCTCGGCATGGGGTTGGTGGGCCTGTTCGCCTTGGCGCATGGCAATGCGCATGGTCAGGAATTGCCGGCCGCCTCGGCCGCCTGCGGCTTCATGCTGGCCTCGGCTGTGCTGCTGGGTGCGGGACGTTTCACCGGCCAGGTGCTGGCCGAGCGCATGCTGCGCGTGGCCGGCGTCGCCTTGACGGCCGCCGGCGTGGTGCTGATGGGAGTTGCTTAG
- a CDS encoding sensor histidine kinase: protein MTLHPSKGARLGGVSIVLAVSVALTFVVTALLLVFAVLFYQSEREQRWQQLQRSLSVSADQLAVAIELPLWNLDEKQMQAIMRSMLGKRDLVASSLTPGVGKEALVLRRTADGAIGSFSSLSAQPDWLVQRRPVTMGGQVIGSVAVYATPALLHAQLRQRALGIGAMIVALDVILVASIWLLMWCLMLKPLKAIGQYAAGIQAGQGEAFGTPPKAWFLGELRTLYRSIRDMVALLDSRYRALQRSEERVQMATGAASIGIWDWSVSSGALQWDEQMYAQFKADADCGMAPAAIWRAALMPDDVPAAKEALRAALGAGQAFTHEYRILWPDGAIRYIKVDAVIFRDGQGLPMRLVGSNYDITAHREAELELLRHRHHLEELVAERTSALSVAVSQAQAANRAKSTFLANMSHELRTPLNSVIGFSRLMAASPHMHDDEKRNLAIIHRSGNHLLTLINEILELSKGEAGRLQAQTAVVALAPLLQEVMDMLGMRAEQQGMTLRLDCVALPPAVLLDATRLRQVLLNLMSNAVKFAGGGEVTLRVRGERRGGDQWMLSFAVCDTGIGIAPEDQQRIFEPFVQADSAGPKDGTGLGLAISREFVQLMKGELTVESTPGQGATFRFSIPAQAAEAPPQAPVPPPAAPAPEARPALRAQDLQLLAGDERAALLVALRELNLARVAQLLAALPAAAAPLLAPLQAMLDQHQYRQLCDLLEQEGVLADA, encoded by the coding sequence ATGACGCTTCACCCATCCAAGGGCGCGCGCCTGGGCGGCGTGTCCATCGTGCTGGCCGTCAGCGTGGCGCTGACCTTTGTCGTCACCGCGCTGCTGCTCGTGTTTGCCGTGCTGTTTTACCAGTCCGAACGCGAGCAGCGCTGGCAGCAGCTGCAGCGCAGCCTGTCCGTGAGCGCGGACCAGCTGGCCGTCGCCATCGAACTGCCCCTGTGGAATCTCGATGAAAAGCAGATGCAGGCCATCATGCGCAGCATGCTGGGCAAGCGCGACCTGGTGGCCAGCTCGCTGACGCCGGGCGTCGGCAAGGAGGCGCTGGTCTTGCGCCGCACGGCGGACGGCGCCATCGGCAGCTTTTCCTCGCTGTCCGCGCAGCCCGACTGGCTGGTGCAGCGGCGCCCCGTGACGATGGGCGGACAAGTCATCGGCAGCGTGGCCGTGTACGCGACGCCGGCCCTGCTGCACGCGCAGCTGCGGCAGCGCGCGCTGGGCATCGGCGCCATGATCGTGGCGCTCGACGTGATCCTCGTGGCCAGCATCTGGCTGCTCATGTGGTGCCTGATGCTCAAGCCCCTGAAGGCGATCGGCCAATATGCGGCCGGCATCCAGGCAGGGCAGGGCGAAGCATTCGGCACGCCGCCGAAAGCGTGGTTCCTGGGCGAGCTGCGGACCTTGTACCGCTCCATCCGCGACATGGTGGCGCTGCTCGACAGCCGCTACCGCGCCTTGCAGCGCAGCGAGGAGCGCGTGCAGATGGCCACGGGCGCGGCCAGCATCGGCATCTGGGACTGGAGCGTCAGCAGCGGCGCCTTGCAGTGGGATGAGCAGATGTACGCGCAATTCAAGGCCGATGCGGACTGCGGCATGGCGCCGGCGGCGATCTGGCGCGCGGCGCTGATGCCCGACGATGTGCCGGCCGCCAAGGAGGCCCTGCGCGCCGCCTTGGGCGCCGGCCAGGCGTTTACGCACGAATACCGCATCCTGTGGCCCGATGGCGCCATCCGCTACATCAAGGTCGATGCCGTGATCTTCCGCGACGGGCAGGGCCTGCCCATGCGCCTGGTGGGCTCGAACTACGACATCACGGCGCACCGCGAGGCCGAACTGGAACTGCTGCGCCACCGCCATCACCTGGAAGAACTGGTGGCCGAGCGCACGAGCGCCCTGTCGGTGGCCGTCAGCCAGGCGCAGGCGGCGAACCGCGCGAAGAGCACCTTCCTGGCGAACATGAGCCATGAACTGCGCACGCCCTTGAATTCCGTGATCGGCTTTTCGCGCCTGATGGCCGCCTCGCCCCACATGCACGACGATGAAAAGCGCAACCTGGCCATCATCCACCGCTCGGGCAATCATCTGCTTACCCTGATCAATGAAATCCTCGAACTGTCGAAGGGCGAGGCGGGCCGCCTGCAGGCGCAGACGGCCGTGGTGGCGCTGGCGCCCCTGCTGCAGGAAGTGATGGACATGCTGGGCATGCGCGCCGAGCAGCAGGGCATGACGCTGCGCCTCGATTGCGTGGCCCTGCCGCCGGCCGTGCTGCTCGACGCGACGCGCTTGCGCCAGGTGCTGCTGAACCTGATGTCGAACGCCGTCAAGTTCGCCGGCGGCGGCGAGGTCACCCTGCGCGTGCGCGGCGAACGGCGCGGTGGCGATCAATGGATGCTGTCGTTCGCCGTCTGCGACACGGGCATCGGCATCGCCCCGGAAGACCAGCAGCGCATTTTCGAGCCCTTCGTGCAGGCCGACAGCGCGGGGCCAAAGGATGGCACGGGACTGGGTCTGGCCATCTCGCGCGAATTCGTGCAGCTGATGAAGGGCGAGCTGACGGTGGAATCGACGCCGGGGCAGGGCGCCACTTTCCGTTTCAGCATACCCGCGCAGGCGGCCGAAGCGCCGCCACAGGCGCCCGTGCCGCCGCCGGCGGCACCGGCGCCCGAGGCGCGTCCGGCGCTGCGGGCGCAAGACTTGCAACTGCTGGCAGGGGACGAGCGCGCCGCCTTGCTGGTGGCGCTGCGCGAATTGAACCTGGCCAGGGTGGCGCAGCTGCTGGCGGCCTTGCCCGCGGCGGCTGCTCCCTTGCTGGCGCCCCTGCAGGCCATGCTCGACCAGCATCAGTACCGTCAGCTGTGCGACTTGCTGGAGCAGGAAGGCGTGCTGGCCGATGCCTGA